From a single Streptomyces sp. NBC_00377 genomic region:
- a CDS encoding S53 family peptidase — protein MRTTTSPASPAISGRWRRTAASALGTAALVLAGLGTAAHASAAPATTTTTTSAKVTWAATPCATPKHKGDLTCNSFRVTGGTTAFQKERAAETGKAAKVTPKASAASPTGYGPSDLQDAYGLTDAASSSGSGETIAIVDAYDDPNAAADLAKYRTYYGLPACTVANGCFKKVSQSGSTTSLPSADSGWAEEESLDLDMASAVCPNCKILLVEATSSSMANLGKAVNEAVTLGAKFVSNSYGGSESSSDTSYDTSYFKHAGVAITVSAGDEGYGAEYPAASKYVTSVGGTALSTSSTTRGWTEKVWNTSSTEGTGSGCSAYDAKPTWQTDTGCAKRTISDVSAVADPATGVSVYDSYGVTAGWYTFGGTSASAPIIAAVYALAGTPGSSDYPASYPYADTSALNDVTSGSNGTCSSSTAYLCTAKSGYDGPTGLGTPQGTDAFTG, from the coding sequence TTGCGTACGACGACTTCCCCCGCCTCCCCCGCCATATCCGGCAGATGGCGCCGCACGGCCGCCTCGGCCCTCGGCACCGCCGCCCTCGTGCTCGCCGGACTCGGCACCGCGGCCCATGCGAGCGCGGCACCCGCGACCACCACCACGACCACCTCCGCCAAGGTCACCTGGGCCGCCACCCCCTGTGCCACCCCCAAGCACAAGGGCGACCTGACCTGTAACTCCTTCCGCGTGACCGGCGGCACCACGGCCTTCCAGAAGGAACGCGCCGCCGAGACCGGCAAGGCCGCCAAGGTCACCCCGAAGGCCTCCGCCGCCAGCCCCACCGGTTACGGCCCGTCCGACCTCCAGGACGCCTACGGCCTCACCGACGCGGCCTCGAGCAGCGGATCCGGCGAGACCATCGCCATCGTCGACGCCTACGACGACCCGAACGCCGCCGCCGACCTCGCCAAGTACCGCACCTACTACGGCCTCCCCGCCTGCACGGTCGCCAACGGCTGCTTCAAGAAGGTGAGCCAGAGCGGCTCCACCACCTCCCTGCCCAGCGCCGACAGCGGCTGGGCCGAGGAGGAGTCCCTCGACCTCGACATGGCCAGCGCGGTCTGCCCCAACTGCAAGATCCTGCTGGTCGAGGCCACCTCCTCGTCCATGGCCAACCTCGGCAAGGCCGTGAACGAGGCCGTGACGCTGGGCGCGAAGTTCGTCTCCAACAGCTACGGCGGCTCCGAGTCCTCCTCGGACACCTCGTACGACACCTCGTACTTCAAGCACGCCGGCGTCGCCATCACCGTCAGCGCGGGCGACGAGGGCTACGGCGCCGAATACCCGGCCGCCTCCAAGTACGTGACCTCGGTCGGCGGCACCGCCCTGTCCACCTCCTCCACGACCCGCGGCTGGACCGAGAAGGTCTGGAACACCAGCTCCACCGAGGGCACCGGCTCCGGCTGCTCCGCCTACGACGCCAAGCCGACCTGGCAGACCGACACCGGCTGCGCCAAGCGCACCATCTCCGACGTCTCGGCCGTGGCCGACCCGGCGACCGGCGTCTCGGTCTACGATTCCTACGGGGTCACCGCCGGCTGGTACACCTTCGGCGGAACCAGCGCCTCCGCACCCATCATCGCCGCCGTGTACGCCCTCGCCGGCACCCCGGGCAGCAGCGACTACCCGGCCTCCTACCCCTACGCGGACACCTCCGCCCTGAACGACGTCACCAGCGGCAGCAACGGCACCTGCTCCTCCAGCACCGCCTACCTCTGCACCGCCAAGTCAGGCTACGACGGCCCCACCGGCCTCGGCACCCCGCAGGGCACGGACGCCTTCACCGGCTGA
- a CDS encoding phospholipase D-like domain-containing protein, producing MTSTQHRTEPTDAGSGTDTPARVEERAVRIRRRLERLIGIAATEGNTLTALRNGDEIFPAMLARIRSAEHTVDMMTFVYWRGDIAREFARALADRAQAGVRVRLLLDGFGSRLIEKELLEEMERAGVQVAWFRRPLTLSPFKQNHRCHRKVLVVDEQTAFTGGVGIAEEWCGNARNEHEWRDTHVEVRGPAVDGIAAAFAQNWAECHEELFDDRDRFVPHHPQGDAVVQVVRGSASFGWQDMQTLIRVMLESAEERFRLATAYFSPDAFFIELLCATARRGVQVEILLPGPHTDKRVCQLAGQHYYEDLTACGVKIYQYQPTMMHAKVITVDGIAALVGSTNFNRRSLDHDEEIMLAVLDQEFTATLDGHFDEDVKAAALIREGRWKRRSAVQRAREAAVLPIRRFL from the coding sequence ATGACCAGTACGCAGCACCGGACCGAGCCGACCGATGCCGGCTCCGGCACCGATACGCCGGCGAGGGTCGAGGAGCGGGCCGTGCGGATACGCCGTCGCCTCGAGCGGCTGATCGGCATCGCGGCGACCGAGGGCAACACGCTCACCGCCCTGCGCAACGGGGACGAGATCTTCCCGGCGATGCTGGCGCGCATCCGGTCCGCCGAGCACACCGTGGACATGATGACGTTCGTGTACTGGAGGGGTGACATCGCCCGGGAGTTCGCGCGGGCCCTGGCCGACCGGGCCCAGGCCGGGGTGCGGGTGCGGTTGCTGCTGGACGGGTTCGGCAGTCGGCTGATCGAGAAGGAACTGCTGGAGGAGATGGAGCGGGCCGGTGTCCAGGTGGCCTGGTTCCGCAGACCCCTGACCCTCTCCCCGTTCAAGCAGAACCACCGCTGCCACCGCAAGGTTCTCGTCGTGGACGAGCAGACGGCGTTCACCGGCGGGGTCGGGATCGCCGAGGAGTGGTGCGGCAACGCGCGCAACGAGCACGAGTGGCGCGACACCCATGTGGAGGTCCGCGGACCCGCCGTGGACGGCATCGCCGCCGCCTTCGCGCAGAACTGGGCCGAGTGTCACGAGGAACTCTTCGACGACCGCGACCGGTTCGTCCCGCACCACCCGCAGGGCGACGCGGTGGTGCAGGTGGTGCGCGGATCGGCCAGCTTCGGCTGGCAGGACATGCAGACGCTGATCCGGGTGATGCTGGAGTCGGCCGAGGAACGCTTCCGGCTGGCCACCGCCTACTTCTCGCCGGACGCCTTCTTCATCGAACTCCTGTGCGCCACCGCCCGGCGGGGCGTGCAGGTGGAGATCCTGCTGCCCGGGCCGCACACCGACAAGCGGGTCTGCCAGCTGGCCGGCCAGCACTACTACGAGGACCTCACCGCCTGCGGCGTGAAGATCTACCAGTACCAGCCGACGATGATGCACGCCAAGGTCATCACCGTGGACGGCATCGCCGCGCTGGTGGGCTCGACCAACTTCAACCGGCGGTCCCTCGACCACGACGAGGAGATCATGCTCGCCGTGCTGGACCAGGAGTTCACGGCCACGCTCGACGGCCACTTCGACGAGGACGTGAAGGCCGCCGCGCTGATCCGGGAGGGACGTTGGAAGCGGCGCTCGGCGGTCCAGCGGGCGCGAGAGGCCGCCGTCCTGCCCATCCGCCGCTTCCTGTGA
- a CDS encoding hydrophobic protein, with protein sequence MVPLLLVLLLALILFGAGFALKALWWLAVIVLVVWLVGFVARPAGHGGRKGRWYRW encoded by the coding sequence ATGGTTCCCCTGCTTCTTGTTCTGCTTCTCGCGCTCATCCTTTTCGGTGCCGGATTCGCACTCAAGGCCCTGTGGTGGCTCGCCGTCATCGTCCTGGTGGTATGGCTGGTGGGCTTTGTGGCGCGGCCTGCCGGGCACGGTGGCCGCAAGGGCCGCTGGTACCGCTGGTAG
- a CDS encoding DUF397 domain-containing protein, translated as MADIPSGLTWTRAAPPDATGPGPWIEIAFGEGDDGEAPVYLRETSAPETVVTTNRRKWDAFVRGVQAGEFDHFVEGLPEFDRPE; from the coding sequence GTGGCTGACATCCCCTCCGGCCTCACCTGGACCCGTGCCGCCCCGCCGGACGCGACCGGCCCCGGCCCCTGGATCGAGATCGCCTTCGGCGAGGGGGACGACGGCGAGGCTCCCGTCTATCTGCGGGAGACCAGCGCCCCGGAGACCGTCGTCACGACGAACCGCAGAAAGTGGGACGCGTTCGTACGGGGCGTACAGGCGGGTGAATTCGACCATTTCGTCGAAGGCCTACCGGAATTCGACCGGCCCGAATGA
- a CDS encoding trypsin-like serine peptidase → MKRNALLGAVVMLAVTSASEAAADGGPGPLGVTAVAAATAQTARVGALFAAADADAGRLAGTHVCTASVVHSPHRDLIATAAHCLGGAGELSFVPGYRDGEAPYGSWRVERVFLPDGWAQGQDEDSDVAFAVLDDRDGEGVEDVVGGNRFATRTTTGATAVTVTGYPDELEVPIRCTNRPAAHNATQQRIDCPDFTGGTSGSPWVNGDGDVVGVLGGHEQGGATADTSYSVVLGSEAAELYREAASDS, encoded by the coding sequence ATGAAGCGAAACGCCCTGCTCGGAGCGGTCGTGATGCTGGCTGTCACCTCCGCCTCCGAAGCGGCGGCCGACGGCGGGCCCGGACCCCTCGGGGTGACGGCCGTCGCTGCGGCGACGGCGCAGACCGCCCGGGTCGGCGCGCTGTTCGCCGCCGCCGACGCCGACGCCGGCAGACTCGCCGGTACGCACGTCTGCACCGCCTCCGTGGTGCACAGCCCGCACCGCGACCTCATAGCCACCGCGGCGCACTGTCTCGGCGGGGCGGGCGAGCTCTCCTTCGTCCCCGGCTACCGGGACGGCGAAGCCCCCTACGGCAGCTGGCGGGTCGAGCGGGTCTTCCTGCCCGACGGATGGGCGCAGGGACAGGACGAGGACAGTGACGTGGCGTTCGCCGTCCTCGACGATCGGGACGGGGAGGGCGTCGAGGACGTGGTCGGCGGCAACCGGTTCGCGACGCGTACCACCACGGGGGCGACCGCCGTGACCGTCACCGGCTACCCCGACGAGCTCGAGGTCCCGATCCGCTGCACGAACCGGCCCGCCGCGCACAACGCCACCCAGCAGCGCATCGACTGCCCCGACTTCACCGGCGGGACCAGCGGAAGCCCCTGGGTGAACGGCGACGGCGACGTGGTCGGCGTCCTCGGCGGGCATGAGCAGGGCGGGGCGACGGCCGACACCTCGTACAGCGTGGTCCTCGGGTCGGAGGCCGCAGAGCTGTACCGCGAGGCGGCCTCCGACTCCTAG
- a CDS encoding C40 family peptidase translates to MTVRKAWIVATAAVGAGAAFMMALVVGVYLIGGNVAGGVGGAGKALAKGAVPAAYQTLVQKWGNLCPAINPALLAAQLYQESGFNPRAQSAAAAQGIAQFIPGTWATHGIDGDGDGDRDVWDPNDAIPSAATYDCQLASYVKDVPGDITRNMLASYNAGAYAVIKYGGVPPYKETQNYVKIITTLEESFAAPVSRVDPSQQAAGAIYYAQKKLGTPYLWGGNGTADQGGRFDCSGLTKASYESVGITLPRVANDQYNAGPHPKRSELLPGDLVFFSTDPGNSRAIHHVGIYVGGGYMIDAPYTGAVIRFDPIDTAEYFGATRVTEDGAKALPTTV, encoded by the coding sequence TTGACGGTGCGTAAGGCATGGATCGTGGCCACCGCTGCCGTCGGTGCCGGCGCCGCCTTCATGATGGCGCTCGTCGTCGGGGTGTACCTCATCGGCGGCAACGTGGCGGGCGGGGTGGGCGGAGCCGGCAAGGCGCTCGCCAAGGGCGCCGTGCCCGCCGCCTACCAGACGCTCGTGCAGAAGTGGGGCAATCTGTGCCCCGCCATCAATCCCGCGCTGCTCGCCGCCCAGCTCTACCAGGAGAGCGGCTTCAACCCCAGGGCGCAGAGCGCCGCAGCCGCGCAGGGGATAGCGCAGTTCATCCCCGGAACCTGGGCCACGCACGGCATCGACGGCGACGGCGACGGCGATCGCGACGTCTGGGACCCGAATGACGCGATTCCGTCGGCCGCCACGTACGACTGCCAGCTCGCCTCGTACGTGAAGGACGTCCCCGGGGACATCACGCGGAACATGCTCGCCTCGTACAACGCGGGGGCCTACGCGGTCATCAAGTACGGGGGCGTACCGCCGTACAAGGAGACCCAGAACTACGTGAAGATCATCACGACTCTGGAGGAATCCTTCGCCGCGCCCGTCAGCCGGGTGGATCCCTCGCAGCAGGCCGCGGGAGCCATCTACTACGCGCAGAAGAAGCTCGGGACGCCCTATCTGTGGGGTGGCAACGGCACGGCTGACCAGGGCGGACGGTTCGACTGCTCCGGGTTGACCAAGGCCTCCTACGAGAGCGTCGGGATCACCCTGCCCCGGGTCGCCAACGACCAGTACAACGCCGGCCCGCATCCCAAGCGGAGCGAGCTGCTGCCGGGAGACCTGGTGTTCTTCTCCACCGATCCGGGCAACTCGCGGGCGATCCACCACGTGGGGATCTACGTGGGGGGCGGATACATGATCGACGCGCCCTACACGGGGGCCGTCATCCGGTTCGACCCCATCGACACCGCCGAGTACTTCGGGGCGACCCGCGTCACCGAAGATGGCGCGAAAGCGCTCCCCACGACCGTCTGA
- a CDS encoding phosphatase PAP2 family protein yields MAGLAESGSNPDVDLLYDINGLAKDAPHWLDRIVEFVGEYGLLLAMVLLIVWCWWGVRRRPGGAEEAASSVAALIWAPLAAAVAVLVNVPIRGFVERPRPFRDHQGLEVLVSGKTDYSFVSDHATLTMAMAVGLFVANRRFGLVGIGIALLEGFCRIYMGVHYPTDVVGGFALGTAVALLLSPIASMLLTPVLKAVDRSPRAGWLVRGRAARVGERDAFMTGARVEATAEERDLAA; encoded by the coding sequence ATGGCTGGACTCGCCGAATCCGGGTCGAACCCCGACGTCGACCTGCTCTATGACATCAACGGGCTGGCCAAGGACGCCCCGCACTGGCTCGACCGGATCGTCGAGTTCGTCGGCGAGTACGGGCTGCTGCTCGCCATGGTGCTGCTCATCGTGTGGTGCTGGTGGGGCGTCCGGCGGCGGCCCGGCGGGGCCGAGGAGGCCGCGTCCTCCGTCGCCGCGCTGATCTGGGCGCCGCTCGCCGCCGCGGTCGCCGTCCTGGTGAACGTGCCCATACGGGGGTTCGTGGAACGGCCCCGGCCCTTCCGTGACCACCAGGGGCTGGAGGTGCTGGTCTCCGGCAAGACCGACTACTCCTTCGTGAGCGACCACGCCACCCTCACCATGGCCATGGCCGTCGGGCTGTTCGTCGCCAACCGAAGGTTCGGGCTCGTCGGGATAGGGATCGCCCTGCTCGAGGGGTTCTGCCGGATCTACATGGGTGTGCACTATCCGACGGACGTCGTCGGCGGGTTCGCGCTCGGGACCGCCGTCGCGCTGCTGCTGTCGCCCATCGCCTCCATGCTGCTCACCCCCGTGCTGAAGGCCGTCGACCGGTCGCCGCGTGCGGGATGGCTCGTGCGCGGCCGGGCCGCCCGGGTCGGGGAACGGGACGCCTTCATGACCGGAGCGCGCGTCGAGGCCACCGCCGAGGAGCGGGACCTCGCGGCCTAG
- a CDS encoding FAD-binding oxidoreductase, producing MERRTFMAGGAAAVAAAATACKATNGSAGASASATGDSKVPLTTTSVAAPANWAALARGLDGALVRPGEASWAAARQLYNTRFDNLKPAAVAYVAHADDIRTVLAYARAHRIKAAIRNGGHSYGGWSSGDGRLIIDVSKLNRVRASGSSAVVGAGSKLIDVYRALAAKGVTIPAGSCPTVGVSGLVLGGGHGVVSRAYGLTCDSLTRATLITADGKQLTADATTNKDLFWALRGAGNGNFGVVTELEFRTHPAPQAVTGYLTWPWSRAAAVVKAWQEWGPSQPDEIWSSLHVSNATGGTPTVSVAAFCIGTYGQLQNAVDRLADRVGAPATNVSLRRRTYEAAMEIYAGCSSFTSDAQCHLPGTTPGRSPQGALGRETYAARSDFFDVSLSAAGIQTLLKQMKSVQGGSGSIALTALGGAVNRVSPTATAFVHRRSRMLAQYIASWRAGTTGTAAQSWLNTAHKAMAPYASGAAYQNYADPTLTNWRKAYYGAALPRLTQLKKQYDPNGFFSYPQAL from the coding sequence ATGGAACGGCGTACGTTCATGGCGGGTGGCGCGGCCGCGGTCGCGGCGGCAGCGACCGCATGCAAGGCGACCAACGGCAGCGCGGGCGCCTCCGCCTCGGCCACCGGGGACAGCAAGGTCCCCCTGACCACGACCAGCGTCGCCGCCCCCGCCAACTGGGCCGCGCTCGCCCGCGGCCTGGACGGCGCCCTGGTCCGCCCCGGCGAGGCCTCCTGGGCCGCGGCCCGTCAGCTCTACAACACCCGCTTCGACAACCTCAAGCCGGCGGCGGTGGCCTACGTGGCCCACGCCGACGACATCCGCACGGTACTGGCGTACGCCCGCGCCCACCGGATCAAGGCCGCGATCCGCAACGGCGGCCACTCCTACGGCGGCTGGTCCTCGGGCGACGGCCGGCTGATCATCGACGTCTCCAAGCTGAACCGGGTCCGGGCGAGCGGCTCCTCGGCGGTGGTCGGCGCGGGCTCGAAGCTGATCGACGTCTACCGGGCGCTCGCCGCGAAGGGCGTGACGATCCCGGCGGGCTCCTGCCCCACGGTCGGTGTCTCCGGCCTGGTGCTGGGCGGCGGCCACGGCGTCGTCTCCCGCGCCTACGGCCTGACCTGCGACAGCCTCACCCGGGCCACGCTCATCACCGCCGACGGCAAGCAGCTCACCGCCGACGCGACAACGAACAAGGACCTGTTCTGGGCCCTGCGCGGGGCGGGCAACGGCAACTTCGGCGTCGTCACGGAGCTGGAGTTCAGGACGCACCCCGCGCCCCAGGCGGTGACGGGCTACCTCACCTGGCCCTGGTCGAGGGCGGCGGCGGTGGTGAAGGCCTGGCAGGAATGGGGCCCGTCCCAGCCCGACGAGATCTGGTCCTCCCTGCACGTGTCGAACGCGACGGGCGGCACTCCCACCGTCTCGGTCGCCGCGTTCTGCATCGGCACGTACGGCCAGCTCCAGAACGCGGTGGACCGCCTCGCGGACCGCGTCGGCGCCCCCGCGACGAACGTCTCGCTGCGCCGCCGTACGTACGAGGCGGCGATGGAGATCTACGCAGGCTGCTCGTCCTTCACCTCCGACGCCCAGTGCCACCTGCCGGGCACCACGCCCGGCCGCTCCCCGCAGGGCGCGCTCGGCCGCGAGACGTACGCGGCCCGCTCGGACTTCTTCGACGTCTCGCTCTCGGCCGCGGGCATCCAGACCCTGCTGAAGCAGATGAAGTCGGTCCAGGGCGGCTCGGGCAGCATCGCGCTGACGGCGCTGGGCGGCGCGGTGAACCGGGTGTCCCCCACGGCCACGGCGTTCGTGCACCGCCGCTCACGCATGCTGGCGCAGTACATCGCGTCCTGGCGGGCGGGCACGACGGGGACCGCGGCCCAGTCCTGGCTGAACACGGCCCACAAGGCGATGGCCCCGTACGCCTCGGGCGCCGCCTACCAGAACTACGCCGACCCGACCCTCACGAACTGGCGCAAGGCGTACTACGGAGCGGCGCTCCCCCGTCTGACCCAGCTGAAGAAGCAGTACGACCCGAACGGCTTCTTCAGCTACCCCCAAGCCCTCTGA
- a CDS encoding metal-sensitive transcriptional regulator, which translates to MTTTETGGPAAETAADPEHAPGAVHGYHKQKDEHLKRLRRIEGQIRGLQRMVDEDTYCIDILTQVSASTKALQSFALQLLEEHLRHCVADAALRGGDEIDAKVEEATKAIGRLLRT; encoded by the coding sequence ATGACGACCACCGAGACCGGCGGACCCGCAGCCGAGACCGCGGCCGATCCGGAGCACGCGCCCGGAGCGGTCCACGGCTACCACAAGCAGAAGGACGAGCACCTCAAGCGCCTGCGCCGGATCGAGGGCCAGATCCGCGGCCTCCAGCGCATGGTCGACGAGGACACCTACTGCATCGACATACTCACCCAGGTGTCCGCCTCCACCAAGGCCCTGCAGTCGTTCGCGCTGCAACTGCTGGAGGAGCACCTGCGCCACTGCGTCGCCGACGCCGCTCTCCGGGGGGGCGACGAGATCGACGCGAAGGTGGAAGAAGCGACGAAGGCCATCGGCCGCCTACTGCGTACCTGA
- a CDS encoding DUF47 domain-containing protein: MRFRLTPRETSFYDMFAASADNIVTGSKLLMELLGADPAGRAEIAERMRAAEHAGDDATHAIFHQLNSSFITPFDREDIYNLASSLDDIMDFMEEAVDLVVLYNVEELPKGVEQQIEVLARAAELTAEAMPNLRTMENLTEYWIEVNRLENQADQIHRKLLAHLFNGKYEAIEVLKLKQIVDVLEEAADAFEHVANTVETIAVKES; the protein is encoded by the coding sequence GTGCGCTTTCGTCTGACCCCCAGGGAGACGAGCTTCTACGACATGTTCGCCGCATCCGCGGACAACATCGTCACGGGCTCGAAACTCCTGATGGAACTGCTCGGGGCGGACCCCGCCGGCCGGGCCGAGATCGCAGAGCGTATGCGGGCCGCGGAACACGCAGGTGACGACGCCACGCATGCGATCTTCCACCAGCTGAACTCCTCGTTCATCACGCCCTTCGACCGCGAGGACATCTACAACCTCGCGTCCTCCCTCGACGACATCATGGACTTCATGGAGGAGGCCGTCGACCTGGTCGTCCTCTACAACGTGGAGGAACTGCCCAAGGGCGTCGAGCAGCAGATCGAGGTGCTGGCGCGCGCGGCGGAGCTGACGGCCGAGGCCATGCCGAACCTGCGGACCATGGAGAACCTCACCGAGTACTGGATCGAGGTCAACCGGCTCGAGAACCAGGCCGACCAGATCCACCGCAAGCTGCTCGCGCATCTCTTCAACGGCAAGTACGAGGCCATCGAGGTGCTCAAGCTGAAGCAGATCGTGGATGTGCTGGAGGAGGCCGCCGACGCCTTCGAGCACGTGGCCAACACGGTGGAGACCATCGCGGTCAAGGAGTCCTGA
- a CDS encoding inorganic phosphate transporter, protein MDTFALIVTIGVALGFTYTNGFHDSANAIATSVSTRALTPRAALAMAAVMNLAGAFLGSGVAHTVSKGLIETPDGSKGMGILFAALVGAIVWNLVTWYFGLPSSSSHALFGGMVGAALAGGTEVIWSGVLDKVVIPMFLSPVVGLIVGYLVMTAILWMFRRANPHKAKRGFRIAQTVSAAGMALGHGLQDAQKTMGIVVMALVIGDVQGADDPIPVWVKIACAVMLSLGTYAGGWRIMRTLGRKIIELDPPQGFAAETTGASIMFTTAFLFKAPISTTHVITSAIMGVGATKRINAVRWGVAKNIVLGWFITMPAAGLVAACAFWIVDLAFL, encoded by the coding sequence ATGGACACCTTCGCTCTGATTGTGACCATCGGTGTCGCACTCGGATTCACTTACACGAACGGTTTTCACGACTCCGCGAACGCTATTGCCACGTCCGTTTCGACCCGGGCGCTGACGCCTCGGGCGGCACTGGCCATGGCCGCGGTGATGAACCTCGCCGGCGCGTTCCTCGGGAGCGGGGTCGCGCACACCGTCAGCAAGGGTCTGATCGAGACGCCCGACGGGTCGAAGGGGATGGGCATCCTGTTCGCCGCGCTGGTCGGGGCGATCGTCTGGAACCTCGTCACCTGGTACTTCGGGCTGCCTTCGTCGTCCTCGCACGCGCTGTTCGGCGGCATGGTGGGCGCCGCGCTCGCCGGTGGTACGGAGGTCATCTGGTCCGGCGTGCTCGACAAGGTCGTCATCCCGATGTTCCTCTCGCCGGTGGTGGGACTCATCGTCGGATATCTGGTCATGACGGCCATTCTCTGGATGTTCCGCCGGGCCAATCCGCACAAGGCCAAGCGGGGTTTCCGGATCGCCCAGACCGTGTCGGCCGCGGGTATGGCGCTGGGGCACGGCCTCCAGGACGCCCAGAAGACGATGGGCATCGTGGTGATGGCGCTCGTCATCGGCGATGTGCAGGGAGCCGACGATCCGATCCCGGTGTGGGTGAAGATCGCTTGCGCGGTGATGCTGTCGCTGGGCACGTATGCCGGTGGGTGGCGCATCATGCGGACCCTCGGGCGGAAGATCATCGAGCTTGATCCGCCGCAGGGGTTCGCCGCGGAGACGACCGGGGCGTCGATCATGTTCACCACGGCGTTCCTGTTCAAGGCGCCGATCTCCACGACGCATGTGATCACCTCGGCGATCATGGGTGTCGGGGCGACCAAGCGGATCAATGCCGTGCGGTGGGGGGTGGCCAAGAACATCGTCCTCGGCTGGTTCATCACGATGCCTGCGGCGGGGCTTGTCGCTGCGTGCGCGTTCTGGATCGTGGATCTGGCGTTTCTGTAG
- the pstB gene encoding phosphate ABC transporter ATP-binding protein PstB, whose translation MAKRIDVSGLTAYYGSHKAIDDISMTVEPRSVTAFIGPSGCGKSTFLRTLNRMHEVTSGGRVEGKVLLDDEDLYAAGVDPVSVRREVGMVFQRPNPFPTMSIFDNVAAGLRLNGSYKKSELADVVEKSLQGANLWNEVKDRLNKPGSGLSGGQQQRLCIARAIAVEPKVLLMDEPCSALDPISTLAIEDLIGELKERFTIVIVTHNMQQAARVSDRTAFFNLSAVGQPGKLIEIDDTERIFSNPSVQATEDYISGRFG comes from the coding sequence ATGGCGAAGCGAATCGACGTAAGCGGACTGACCGCCTACTACGGATCCCACAAGGCGATCGACGACATCTCGATGACGGTCGAACCGCGCTCGGTGACGGCCTTCATCGGCCCCTCGGGCTGCGGCAAGTCCACGTTCCTGCGCACGCTGAACCGTATGCACGAGGTGACGTCGGGCGGCCGGGTCGAGGGCAAGGTGCTCCTGGACGACGAGGACCTGTACGCCGCCGGCGTGGACCCCGTCTCGGTCCGCCGCGAGGTCGGCATGGTCTTCCAGCGCCCGAACCCGTTCCCCACCATGTCGATCTTCGACAACGTGGCGGCGGGCCTGCGCCTCAACGGCTCCTACAAGAAGAGCGAACTGGCGGACGTCGTCGAGAAGTCCCTCCAGGGCGCGAACCTCTGGAACGAGGTCAAGGACCGACTCAACAAGCCCGGCTCGGGCCTCTCGGGCGGCCAGCAGCAGCGTCTGTGCATCGCCCGCGCCATCGCGGTGGAACCGAAGGTCCTGCTGATGGACGAGCCGTGCTCGGCTCTCGACCCCATCTCCACCCTGGCGATCGAGGACCTGATCGGCGAGCTCAAGGAACGCTTCACGATCGTCATCGTGACGCACAACATGCAGCAGGCGGCGCGCGTCTCCGACCGCACGGCCTTCTTCAACCTGTCCGCCGTCGGCCAGCCCGGCAAGCTGATCGAGATCGACGACACGGAACGCATCTTCTCCAACCCGTCGGTCCAGGCCACGGAGGACTACATCTCAGGCCGCTTCGGCTGA